Genomic window (Ostrea edulis chromosome 9, xbOstEdul1.1, whole genome shotgun sequence):
tttaaaattaattattgaGTTATACACGTATTTAAGAAATTCATAAACACTTTAATAATACAAAACATGTGTCCATACAGAGATGAAAACATGAAAGATAATCATTATTGTTGTCACGACTTATCACAAGTATTTTGATCCGTTGCTATGGAATAAAGACATGGGTTTTATATTACACCATATGACAGAGACCGACAATTTCACATAACTTAAAGGATATACCATATTTGATACAAGTTAGCTGACAAAAATCCCAATACACAATAAAACTTAACCTAGCCATTTTGTGACAGagataaacaataaaacatgatttacCAGGTTTTTGACAGTAATATCAGCATTCCGTTGGAGCAATAATTCCACTAAGTCTTGATGCCCATTGATAATGGCCACCATCAGGGCAGTCTTGCCATCCTTATCCTGAACATTCATTTCAGCTCCAGCCAACAGCAGGGTCAAGGCCACGCTCCGGTTACCACTAAGTGATGCTACAAAAGGTTTCAGCATTGAAgtcatgaatatacatgtaccactagTCCACACAAAATGATAGGCAAAACTACAGGGGATAAAATCCCTTATCTGGATGTCTCTAAGCTTAATGCAAATATTACATACAccgtcaattttgaaaatgttaattaaTGTTAGGCAGATTTGGTTGTATAAAgggttgttttttaaatatccaGAGTTGTTTTCAAGATAGTCTCACTCTGTGAAGTTTGCCCTATCTCTTATTTGATTCTAAATAAAAATACTAAGTGTATTCAAATTGTAATCAGGGATTATTCATGTAAGATaatacctttttaaaaatattatgaatttttatcaatttaattTATGCAAAACATAAGAGGATTAGGCagcatacatatatacatatatatatttcttcacttaggacagttatgttcatttaagagttcattgctatttctgtgctttatatataaaatatttcgaatgcaatgtgtatcatgtatgatcctcttaaatgtacgttaaataactgtatcccatttccattctcaatgactgtgtagcgtgtgacagcgtggcgagaatttcATCATCATCAAAAGCAAGTCTTTTTTaattgcctagatggtcgagtgGTCTAGCACGCTGgctacatgctgctaggagatttggttccgcaggtcgtgagttcaaccccgggtaggggcggaattgggtatccaaataaagtgaaattttctgtgctttatatcaaatatttcttcacttacggcagtaaatatgttcatttaagagttcattgctatttctgtgctttatatatactttaagttaacacccccaaattgttagCCGTCTATCAATCAAACATATAATAATAGATCTCAGATGGAGTGACATCTGTAGAGACTGTGGTCTGGAGggaccccagagaggtgttttaaTAACAATAATGACCAGTACCTActggcattctttagatcttgaggaagccctgtgttctagagttttgatagcatttaCCTGTCCACAATTGCTATTTTCTCGGAATTCAAtcgtttttaaaaagacccctgaacaacACAATTTTAACATAATTGTAATTTTGCCCCtctatatgcatgtattataaattacacaatcagaaatcaaacaataatttgcacattaatttctaaaacttgtaacttattgaaataatttatattatcaatttatgatagttctatatttataaaagaaattattcattgagccaatgactgagagtaaaggagagaaagagggggtggTGTAGACTGTATGTCATCTAGCCATAGcgatacaaccattatacaaacactatgaccacagaaacactGCAGACAGCCCTGCGACCCTTCCTGTGTACATGAAAAGTATACACAGCACCtggatctcttggccaggtaaataacaatgaccacaGATGAGCTCCGCCCAaatccagtgatccgtgaagaaactATATGGTATTTTATTTGGGTCTTTAAGTACTTTTGTATCACAAGAAATCTACACAACAGAACAAATACCACCCCAGCTACCACACCCACCACATCGTATAAGTGGAGTCCATCCATGAGAGTGGTCCCTCATGTTAGCATCAGCCCCGTCCTTAATTATCCACTCTAGGAGTCTGATGTTCCCTCCATCCACTGCCCAGTGTATAGGGGTGGATCCGCCTCGGTCAAAGTCATCATACTTAGCGCCCTGATCTCTCAACAGCTTAACTGCTTCAAACTGACCAGCATAACACGCCAGCATTAACCTGTCCAAATTAAAAGATGATTTTTCTGCTCAAAATATTAATCAATTTCTGCACACAAAGTTCTATGACAGAAAATTCTTTATCACACTCacaaattcacaatttaatACATCACTAAATCTTGAATTCAGGAATTAAAAGGacatttcaaaagatgaaaatgtgcaTTTAGTCAACAAGCTTTAGCGATGTTTCCTTGGCTAAATCTAACTTCAGGACTACTTTTAAAGGTTTTGAGGTTGGCAGTCATATGTCATGGACAACAAGATTACATTCAAGGTCCAAAAGATCAAATCCCAGTCAACAACTGTGACACACACAACAGATACAGTTAACAACTGAGTGagatatactacacagtcagtCAATAACTGTGATAAATACTACAGTCAGTCAATAACTGTGTGCCATATACTACTACTGTCAGTCAATAACTGTGTGTCATATACTACAGTCAGTCAATAACTGTGTGACATATACTACAGTCAGTCAATAACTGTGTGACATATACTACAGTCAATCAATAACTGTGTGACATATACTACAGTCAGTCAATAACTGTGATAAATACTACAGTCAGTCAATAACTGATAAATACTACAGTCAGTCAATAACTGTGTGCCATATACTACTACAGTCAGTCATTAACTGATAAATACTACAGTCAGTCAATAACTGTGATAAATACTACAGTCAGTCAATAACTGTGATAAATACTACAGTCAGTCATTAACTGATAAATACTACAGTCAGTCAATAACTGATAAATACTACAGTCAGTCAATAACTGTGTGACAAATACTACAGTCAGTCAATAACTGTGTGacatatactacacagtcagtcaataactgtgtgacatatactacacagtcagtCAATAACTGTGATAAATACTACAGTCAGTCATTAACTGATAAATACTACAGTTAGTCAATAATTGTGTGACCAATACTACAGTCAGTCATTAAGTGATAAATACTACAGTTAGTCAATAACTGTGTGACCAATACTACAGTCAGTCAATAACTGTGACAAATACTACAGTCAGTCAATAACTGTGATAAATACTACAGTCAGTCAATAACTGATAAATACTACAGTCAGTCAATAACTGTGACAAATACTACAGTCAGTCAACAACTGTGTGACATATACTACAGTCAGTCAATAACTGTGTGACAAATACTACAGTCAGTCAATAACTGTGTGACATATACTACACAGACAGTAAATAACTGAGTGAGATCTACTACAGTCAGTCAATAACTGTGTGACATATACTACAGTCAGTCAATAACTGTGTGACATATACTACAGTCAGCCAATAACTGTGTGACATCTACTACACAGTCAGTCAATAACTGTTTGACATATACTACAGTCAGTCAATAACTGTGTGacatatactacacagtcagtCAATAACTGAGTGAGATATACAACACAGTCAGTCAACAACTGTGTGACATCTACTACACAGTCAGTCAATAACTGTGTGACATCTACTACACAGTCAGTCAATAACTGTGTGACATATACTACACAGACAGTCAATAACTGTGTGACATATACTACACAGATAGTCAATAACTGTGTGacatatactacacagtcagtCAACAACAGTGTGacatatactacacagtcagtcaataactgtgtgacatatattatagtcagtCAATAACTGTGAGACATATACTATAGTCAGTCAATAACTGTGTGACATCTACTACACAGACAGTCAATAACTGTGTGGTATATACTACAATCAGTCAATAACTGTGTGTCATATACTACAGACAGTCAATAACTGTGACTTATACAACACATACTTGTTTTTGTACACAGTTCTACTGGTATTTTTATGAGGTTAATTCCATGTGAACATTtaccatttttgtttgtaaattgttATTAGTTTTTGTAATGAATTAACAATCTTGTGCACTTACCACAGATGAAGGAGCgtaaaattttgtatgtagtGTCTATATCTACACTAATGTTGCGATAGAAATAACTAAAAATCAGAAAGTTTGATATGCTTTCATGGTTCAGACTTGTCATTACAgaattgttttttcttttggcATGACAACTATAAACCAAACCAATTAATCAATCTAAACTGACATCTTTTTAACTTTTGACTACCGTACTTACGCAGTTTTGCCAGAATCATTTTGCGCATTGACGTCTGCACCATGCCTGATCAAAATCTCCATTATactgaaaatacattttttaaataaatcatctTTATACTAAAATTCTTTCCACTATTACCCAAACTTCCTCTCCGAGATATGAATATGTATCGCATTTTGCAGTAGAGTTTACAAAGACAAAAAGCAAACATCTTTTTGCATTATGAACatcattttgtcatttcaacaccTGAATCCACTAATctataatgtatataattacaCACAATCTACTCCACATAACCAAAAAGCTGCATTGCAGTGCATTAATGCAAGATGCCCTTTACCAAAGAATGATATATTTGTACCAGGCATTTTTTTTCGAAAGAAAATATCTAATAGGACAAAACAACAACTATCAGTAGCTGCCAAAGATGTATCTTAAGCATGTCAAACAATTCAGTATATGCCAGGTTCAAGAATGGATCAATTTTTCCAATGAGTGGAGCGCGGGGTCCATCCCTGGCAATTTTTTATGCTACAGGTCTATAATTCAGGAGTTTACAACTTAAACTGTggaataaaaatatgtattttttacCAATCTCTCTGTGTGTGGGAGGGGGTTCCAGACCCCTCATCCACTCTCTGGATCCACACATGTGGCTTAATATCACAGAGGATAATTACATTTTAATACTGCTCCTCTTGTTTTAATAAAACCATATACTGAGCAAAATATACATGGCAAAACCCTTTCATCACCTATTCAAAGCAATTTTTACATGGCATTGTGCTATtcaccatttaaaaaaaaatcttccatCACATTTACCTCTCTTCAGAATCGGCATTTTTCCTGTGATATAATTACAACAGTATTAGAAGTACCACGTTATAAACCTAATAAAGCAATCATCTCTAGAGGTAGCTTAACTCCATGTAAACATGTCAATAGCATGACCTACTCTGTGTATCCTTTCTGCGAGGCCTGCATCAGTCCAGTGAAACCATACTTATCAGGGACATCAATCGGCACATCTCtgatgtaaaaataaatataatattaaatCAATACAAAAGTAAAGACAAGCAAATTCAGAGAATTCATCATTTCCTATATTCATTTGATTTAATTGTGCAAAACAAGAATATTAGTCATTGaacttgagtgacctttgtcagAAACAATTTGCACAATGAGACATGAActcagacggacggacagacatgacAGCAGCTATATGCTCCCCAGAAATTTTTCAGGGAGCATAAAAATTGGGAAACATTTTGCGAAGACTGTTCAAGTGAAGTTTCATTGCTAAATCCTGATATTAGAGATTTCATTCACGTACAATTTGCTACCTCAAGTGAGTTGGTGACCTTGATATTTGGATTTGGCCATCCTTTTATGATAAAGACGCGGTACCCTTCATGTGAAATTTGATTGCTGAATCTCAAATAGTATTAGAGATATCCACAAATGATTTCTTTCCATATGAActagtgaccttaaccttttgacctagaAAAGGGGTCATCATTAAATTATGGAGACTTCATGTAAAGTTTCATATTGCTCAAGTCAAAGAGCATTTGAGACATCATTTGGTAACCAATgtgttacagacagacagacagacccaCATTACAGGGGACAAAAATCTATATCATCGAGTACTTGTACACTACAAGGATtccttataaaatatttgaGAAATTTGCATATTTGAGTATCTGAAAATCTCTCATTATGACAGTAATTAAGAAAGTTCCCATTAATACAAGCTA
Coding sequences:
- the LOC125658793 gene encoding fibronectin type 3 and ankyrin repeat domains protein 1-like isoform X1, whose product is MSLSRPPPPVVGKVNHYSIELFWNDPLDKAKEEAGGKELVKVSLQEQDRHNQWGNVYTGYAHSHTVTGADPQTTYKYRIRFMTSNENTEWSPHLTVSTTKEPLNGDHLHRAIIREDHMEIERILDTGDVPIDVPDKYGFTGLMQASQKGYTEKNADSEESIMEILIRHGADVNAQNDSGKTALMLACYAGQFEAVKLLRDQGAKYDDFDRGGSTPIHWAVDGGNIRLLEWIIKDGADANMRDHSHGWTPLIRCASLSGNRSVALTLLLAGAEMNVQDKDGKTALMVAIINGHQDLVELLLQRNADITVKNLYGKTAYEMAHSMERRKIARTIEDYVQSKGIKMKGAILA
- the LOC125658793 gene encoding fibronectin type 3 and ankyrin repeat domains protein 1-like isoform X2, which translates into the protein MSLSRPPPPVVGKVNHYSIELFWNDPLDKAKEEAGGKELVKVSLQEQDRHNQWGNVYTGYAHSHTVTGADPQTTYKYRIRFMTSNENTEWSPHLTVSTTKEPLNGDHLHRAIIREDHMEIERILDTGDVPIDVPDKYGFTGLMQASQKGYTDIMEILIRHGADVNAQNDSGKTALMLACYAGQFEAVKLLRDQGAKYDDFDRGGSTPIHWAVDGGNIRLLEWIIKDGADANMRDHSHGWTPLIRCASLSGNRSVALTLLLAGAEMNVQDKDGKTALMVAIINGHQDLVELLLQRNADITVKNLYGKTAYEMAHSMERRKIARTIEDYVQSKGIKMKGAILA